A single Caretta caretta isolate rCarCar2 chromosome 2, rCarCar1.hap1, whole genome shotgun sequence DNA region contains:
- the ASPH gene encoding aspartyl/asparaginyl beta-hydroxylase isoform X18 translates to MAEDSETKHGGNKNGKKEGLSGSSFFTWFMVIALLGVWTSVAVVWFELVDYEEVLAKAKDFRYNLSEVLQGKLGIYDADGDGDFDVEDAKVLLGLTKDGSNENIDSLEEVLNILAEESSDWFYGFLSFLYDVMTPFEILEEEESEAADDVDGTSQNEGVQGKKTCVIVDLQNQ, encoded by the exons ATGGCTGAAGATTCAG AGACAAAGCATGGAGGAAACAAGAATGGGAAGAAAGAAGGCCTCTCTGGAAGCTCGTTTTTCACCTGGTTTATGGTAATAGCACTGCTGGGAGTTTGGACATCAGTAGCAGTTGTTTGGTTTGAACTTGTAGATTATGAAGAAGTTCTAG CCAAAGCAAAGGACTTCCGTTATAACTTGTCAGAGGTACTTCAAG GCAAGCTTGGGATATATGATGCTGATGGAGATGGAGATTTTGATGTGGAAGATGCCAAAGTTTTGCTAG GCTTGACCAAAGATGGcagtaatgaaaatattgattccCTTGAGGAAGTCCTTAATATTTTAGCAGAGGAAAGTTCTGATTGGTTTTATGGCTTCCTCTCATTTCTCTATGATGTAATGACTCCTTTTGAAATACTAGAAGAAGAAGAGAGCGAAGCTGCAGATGATGTTGATGGTACGTCACAGAATGAAGGGGTTCAGGGAAAAAAGACTTGCGTTATTGTGGATTTACAGAACCAGTGA